A single window of Camarhynchus parvulus chromosome 9, STF_HiC, whole genome shotgun sequence DNA harbors:
- the KCNE4 gene encoding potassium voltage-gated channel subfamily E member 4 yields the protein MLKMDHANVTQAMLDAESPSTEKNNSNEYFYILIVMSFYGIFLIGIMLGYMKSKRKEKSSHLLLLYKDEEREWGEAVKPLPTVAGLRSVQIPMMLNMLQESMVPSLSCAICSMEGSSVSSESSSPDVHFTIQEEVLDSELGEVSETPLNESSEGSVENLQKNS from the coding sequence ATGCTGAAGATGGACCATGCAAATGTGACCCAAGCTATGCTTGATGCTGAATcccccagcacagagaagaaCAACAGCAATGAGTATTTTTACATTCTGATTGTCATGTCCTTCTATGGGATCTTCCTGATAGGAATAATGCTTGGCTACATgaaatccaaaagaaaagagaagtcATCCCATTTGCTTCTGCTCTACAAAGATGAGGAGAGGGAGTGGGGGGAAGCTGTGAAGCCTCTACCGACGGTGGCAGGGCTGAGGTCCGTGCAGATCCCCATGATGCTGAACATGCTGCAGGAGAGCATGgtgccctccctgtcctgtgccATCTGCTCCATGGAAGGCAGCAGCGTGAGCTCTGAGTCCTCCTCCCCAGATGTGCACTTCACCATCCAGGAGGAAGTGCTGGATTCTGAGCTGGGGGAAGTGTCAGAAACGCCCCTCAATGAGAGCAGCGAGGGCTCTGTGGAAAACCTCCAGAAGAACTCCTAG